One genomic region from Lycorma delicatula isolate Av1 chromosome 1, ASM4794821v1, whole genome shotgun sequence encodes:
- the LOC142318519 gene encoding uncharacterized protein LOC142318519 produces MDTMENVRPVVRSAPNTPSTSPTPQEPVDLVRLDYVEELGSRLEVVESELQHAWRALAILSQEYTRIWERLERLEDMLCDQQSVISQLIKFYSSVDSTQSQAVESSLAELGIRPSREIRYGAGAITSGQSSSDVIISEMDLDMGSDEAFYRSLNNAYRDDLICPCPSSSVPGSSAPQLGMIWEESEEDSNGNGKRSKTKRDNQDVFTALDYREYRGNSPCVSEQDLEQASQLSAIDQAALQKLRELDSLSTKLKKDSQNLKKIQNSFLALHNKEITQQSNSEYIVSEPDADFIANQLRRLYSSDNESNSWNFRGTGSNSSSSHHRTLPDIPLLGKHSDTDDSLSSYVRNISSTPTSPRKYIHPDSPAVSRKYASTGRLHVSSSLNSDLSASRRSLPLSPKSSSFVLTDTVTSRLSPSLFTNSNDSTSATDQTVMIRTRQDGYIGSNENLAIDMSSSQQTYRASGSNSPPPPAPQDSTNTLYIPQNDLRGDAFNRLSPVAMYDSTGARSTSVTSLSSENQGHLSPHNVHSPKSPRGSPKQLQSSSSNIVTPKSDSGFYSLSGWSSMEKSPVSPKSGGYATKNPTSYASENLIHIGRISQQHPIASTRVHSHSPRSSRTCDTNANLYYDSELSDAQDLLPGGHRTSSFTTVRTPTSLHDSVNNFVPPPAPSESSLQLRRPYDYSETNQRISSHQPDFLYHRDEATIYSVAGSNRPHDFTSVYTSGASFLPSTTVSAVPDLIGPHTRHKDYIQQRSHSTSSYSSPGHSSKKSLTRVHSTGSVPSTTPVNSSVTNLEGYKTAMYRTMFPTGKITDALTYYPTGNTYTPAHGGHYSTDPTPWKVDDRSQMVRDTTASTIRSSSSETTYGAQRWCEPRYYSVTTKDLSYNDGWVDRSAESYVENRGRGNIPELIPTQVQNSTKYYDPSSVIVSQSGYISIAADIKEPSEEKTKKPKRVGSLKAAMNSVSNWLPDLHLPKRHRSYSLPSGVRKEDLIMSKESGKVYSSNVKGSGIQRKKKKLPLVSTMSGILQKAKWRSQNSSYAMSDPECQSESEWGGRSAYDDSEDSVFSDAQSEVSNFSKMSQRTAPPLFSTVSIQPQAQQSQLQLQKRDQEVSSYQQQLHQQQQQIPMQIQQQHQYQQQQQQIQHNVQLQQMQQIQYQQQLHLQQQRQYRQQEELYQQQALVQQQQLQLQQQQLIQQQQHHYQQQQQLQMQQQQQEQQHGLEQQKQKEEEQQHQQQLQQQQHLTAQNEEQMELDDSQISKMQTSTPQTRESQIEDEPSDIEKKEFYDDDDDEPPLSASLFMTVGDLKKSSLSSTSDDQASDDNMHFPPVTLGSASREFAVSRALGKYRRRQSASTSDDLSADDTITSRHEESLPIITRDEEEEEMRRNEIFEKINSEESKKMMQSNLQLEEQYVQDGLINSQSKNHSITARQHMPPRHQQSLEIPWGGRGSGDTDDDNRSTHSWRSTSRVSSRRQSTEDSIDSEDEWYCYELRKLEELERQSIVESERRQEEEKHRYEPDDETRVQMSSVLQELKMKVRQTESIQEQRRPSVELRRQQSLQRRPSLEQQIQQSQGLQQRRPSSELDQLQQQQQRRASIERRLSEERRSSFDKYNDEDRRPSIERMPTMNQRRASLEKVLEDHRRASIAAELEKKERKREPEQEDSSGETSGPDSPNQSAEELETEEVIQEELEMMRRSSSGSTMKTNKEGGTVSREGSVSVPPSEMSISLAEGWDSEETATVREGPASEEDQGPPGTPSLPRFKFPPAETFPSVSEEESTTQTPKDSKDAGGPLGSKWKLLKALKERKAEEKCQEAEKAAAATSATTTVSDEYLKTSCTEKTVPVRIKFL; encoded by the coding sequence ATGGATACGATGGAAAACGTGAGGCCAGTGGTCAGGTCAGCGCCAAATACTCCTTCCACGTCACCGACTCCTCAAGAGCCGGTCGACTTAGTGCGACTGGACTACGTTGAGGAACTTGGATCACGGTTGGAAGTAGTAGAAAGTGAGCTTCAACATGCATGGCGAGCGCTGGCTATTCTTTCGCAGGAATACACTAGAATCTGGGAACGATTAGAAAGACTAGAAGACATGCTATGTGATCAGCAAAGTGTAATATCGcagcttataaaattttattcatctgtCGATAGTACACAAAGTCAGGCAGTTGAGTCATCATTGGCAGAATTAGGAATTAGACCATCAAGAGAGATAAGGTATGGTGCAGGAGCTATTACATCAGGTCAAAGTTCATCAGATGTTATCATCTCTGAAATGGACTTGGACATGGGTTCCGATGAAGCTTTCTACCGCAGTCTTAACAATGCTTACAGAGATGACCTAATTTGCCCATGTCCAAGTAGCTCGGTGCCTGGATCTAGTGCTCCGCAGCTGGGAATGATTTGGGAAGAATCTGAGGAAGACAGTAATGGAAACGGCAAAAGAAGTAAAACGAAAAGAGATAATCAAGATGTCTTCACTGCACTAGATTACAGAGAGTATCGCGGGAACTCACCATGTGTTAGCGAACAAGATTTAGAGCAAGCATCTCAATTATCAGCAATTGATCAGGCCGCATTACAAAAGCTAAGAGAATTAGACTCACTTTCtacgaagttaaaaaaagattctcAAAATCTTAAAAAGATCCAGAACAGTTTTCTCGCattacataataaagaaattactcAACAGTCAAATTCGGAATACATAGTCTCAGAACCAGATGCAGATTTTATTGCAAACCAACTTAGAAGATTATATAGTTCAGACAACGAATCAAATAGTTGGAATTTTCGTGGAACTGGTAGCAATAGTAGTAGCAGCCATCACAGAACGTTACCAGATATTCCATTATTAGGAAAACATTCAGATACTGATGACTCTCTTTCCAGCTACGTCAGAAATATTTCTTCAACACCAACATCGCCAAGAAAATATATTCATCCAGATTCTCCTGCCGTTTCAAGAAAATATGCTTCTACAGGACGATTACACGTGTCTTCATCGCTTAATTCAGATCTTAGTGCTTCGAGAAGATCATTACCATTATCGCCTAAGTCTTCATCATTTGTTCTGACTGACACAGTGACTTCTAGGTTATCTCCatctttatttacaaattcaaacGACTCTACTTCTGCAACAGATCAGACTGTTATGATAAGAACAAGACAAGATGGTTATATAGGATCAAATGAGAATTTAGCTATAGACATGTCTAGTAGTCAACAAACATACCGCGCATCAGGTTCGAATAGCCCTCCACCTCCTGCCCCACAAGATTCCACAAACACTCTTTATATACCTCAAAATGATCTGCGGGGAGATGCTTTTAATAGGCTAAGTCCAGTAGCTATGTATGATTCAACAGGGGCAAGATCCACTTCAGTAACATCATTGAGCTCAGAAAACCAAGGACATCTTAGTCCGCACAACGTTCATTCACCAAAATCACCAAGAGGTTCACCTAAACAGCTTCAGTCCTCTTCTTCCAATATAGTAACTCCTAAATCGGATTCAGGCTTTTACTCTTTAAGTGGTTGGTCAAGTATGGAGAAATCACCAGTATCCCCAAAATCTGGGGGATACGCGACGAAAAATCCTACATCTTATGCTTCAGAAAATCTAATCCACATAGGTAGAATATCTCAACAACATCCTATAGCATCAACAAGAGTGCATTCACATTCTCCTCGTAGTTCACGGACATGCGACACTAATGCAAACCTATACTATGATTCAGAACTAAGTGATGCTCAGGATCTTCTTCCTGGGGGTCACCGAACATCATCGTTTACTACTGTTAGAACGCCGACCAGTTTACATGATTCTGTAAACAATTTCGTCCCACCTCCTGCTCCATCAGAATCATCTTTACAGTTAAGACGACCTTACGATTATTCAGAAACAAATCAGCGAATTTCGTCACATCAACCCGATTTCCTTTATCATAGGGATGAAGCAACCATATATTCAGTTGCAGGTAGTAACAGACCACATGATTTTACTTCTGTTTACACAAGTGGGGCTAGTTTTCTTCCTAGTACAACCGTTTCAGCTGTGCCAGATTTAATTGGACCTCATACGAGACATAAAGATTATATTCAACAAAGAAGCCATTCAACTAGTTCTTACTCATCTCCAGGACATTCATCTAAAAAATCTCTTACTAGAGTTCATTCGACAGGTTCTGTTCCCAGTACAACACCTGTAAATTCTAGCGTTACTAATTTGGAAGGTTACAAAACAGCAATGTATAGAACTATGTTCCCTACAGGAAAAATAACAGATGCACTAACTTACTATCCAACAGGAAATACTTATACTCCTGCTCACGGTGGTCACTATTCAACTGATCCAACGCCATGGAAAGTCGATGATAGATCACAGATGGTAAGGGATACAACGGCTAGTACGATACGTTCCTCAAGTTCAGAAACAACGTATGGAGCACAAAGGTGGTGTGAACCTCGCTACTACTCAGTAACAACGAAGGATCTATCTTATAATGATGGCTGGGTTGATAGATCTGCAGAAAGTTATGTTGAAAATCGAGGCAGAGGAAATATTCCTGAGCTGATTCCAACCCAAGTACAAAACAGCACAAAATATTACGATCCTAGTAGTGTTATTGTCTCACAGTCTGGGTATATATCAATCGCTGCAGATATTAAAGAACCAAgtgaagaaaaaaccaaaaagccTAAAAGGGTAGGAAGCTTAAAAGCTGCAATGAATTCTGTTAGTAACTGGTTGCCTGATCTCCATTTACCTAAAAGACATCGTTCCTATTCATTACCATCTGGTGTACGCAAAGAAGATCTTATTATGTCTAAAGAAAGTGGTAAAGTTTACAGTTCTAATGTTAAAGGATCTggaatacaaagaaagaaaaagaaattgccCCTTGTTTCTACTATGTCTGGTATATTACAAAAGGCTAAGTGGAGAAGTCAAAACAGTTCATACGCAATGTCAGATCCAGAATGTCAATCTGAATCAGAATGGGGAGGAAGAAGTGCTTACGATGATAGTGAGGATAGTGTATTTTCTGATGCTCAGTCTGAAGTAAGTAACTTTTCTAAAATGTCTCAAAGAACTGCTCCTCCCCTCTTTTCTACAGTTTCTATTCAGCCACAAGCCCAACAGTCTCAGTTACAGTTACAAAAACGAGATCAAGAGGTCTCTTCTTATCAGCAACAGCTACACCAGCAACAGCAACAAATACCAATGCAAATACAACAACAACATCAATATCAACAACAGCAACAACAGATTCAACATAATGTACAGTTACAGCAAATGCAACAAATACAGTATCAACAGCAGTTACACCTACAGCAGCAAAGGCAGTATCGACAGCAGGAAGAGTTATATCAACAGCAGGCATTAGTACAGCAGCAACAACTGCAACTTCAACAGCAACAGCTTATTCAGCAGCAGCAACATCACTATCAACAACAGCAGCAATTACAGatgcagcagcagcagcaggaACAACAACATGGCCTAGAACAACAAAAGCAAAAGGAAGAAGAGCAACAACATCAACAGCAACTGCAACAGCAACAACATCTTACTGCACAAAATGAAGAACAGATGGAATTGGATGATAGTCAAATTTCCAAGATGCAAACTTCCACTCCACAAACAAGAGAAAGTCAGATAGAAGATGAACCAAGTGATATAGAAAAGAAGgaattttatgatgatgatgatgatgaacctCCGCTTTCAGCAAGTTTGTTTATGACAGTGGGGGACCTCAAAAAGAGTTCATTGTCTTCAACCAGTGATGATCAAGCTAGCGATGATAATATGCATTTTCCACCTGTAACATTAGGAAGCGCCTCACGGGAATTTGCTGTTTCAAGAGCTCTAGGAAAATATAGACGCAGGCAATCAGCTTCTACATCAGATGATTTATCAGCAGATGATACAATAACGAGTAGGCATGAAGAATCTTTGCCAATAATTACGAgagatgaagaagaagaggagATGCgcagaaatgaaatatttgaaaaaataaattccgaGGAATCAAAGAAAATGATGCAAAGTAATTTACAGCTGGAAGAACAGTATGTACAAGACGGATTAATTAATTCCCAGTCAAAAAACCATAGCATTACCGCAAGACAACATATGCCACCAAGACATCAGCAGAGCCTTGAAATACCATGGGGAGGACGTGGATCAGGCGATACTGATGATGACAATAGAAGTACTCATTCATGGAGGAGCACTTCAAGAGTGTCTTCCAGACGGCAGAGTACAGAAGACAGCATAGATAGCGAAGATGAATGGTATTGTTACGAATTAAGAAAATTGGAAGAACTCGAGCGACAATCTATTGTTGAAAGTGAACGAAGGCAAGAGGAAGAGAAACATCGATATGAACCGGACGATGAAACAAGAGTACAAATGAGTTCCGTGCTGCAAGAACTGAAAATGAAAGTACGACAAACTGAATCAATACAGGAGCAAAGAAGGCCTTCAGTTGAACTGCGAAGACAACAGTCACTACAACGCAGACCTTCACTAGAACAACAGATTCAACAAAGTCAAGGGCTTCAACAACGTAGACCATCATCCGAGCTTGACCAACTCCAGCAGCAACAGCAACGCCGTGCCTCCATAGAAAGGCGATTATCAGAAGAACGAAGATCTTCATTCGATAAGTATAATGATGAAGATCGAAGACCGTCGATCGAAAGAATGCCCACTATGAATCAGAGAAGAGCGTCCCTAGAGAAAGTATTAGAAGACCATAGGAGAGCTTCAATAGCAGCAGAATTagagaaaaaggaaagaaaaagagaACCTGAACAAGAAGATTCTTCGGGTGAAACCAGCGGTCCTGATAGTCCCAACCAGAGCGCTGAGGAATTAGAAACCGAGGAAGTAATTCAAGAAGAACTTGAAATGATGCGTCGTAGTTCTAGCGGTTCTACCATGAAAACTAATAAAGAAGGTGGTACTGTCTCTCGTGAAGGATCAGTGAGCGTTCCACCGAGTGAAATGTCAATAAGCTTAGCGGAAGGATGGGATAGTGAAGAAACAGCAACAGTACGAGAAGGACCTGCTAGTGAAGAGGATCAAGGACCTCCAGGTACTCCGTCACTCCCCCGGTTTAAATTTCCCCCTGCAGAGACCTTTCCATCAGTTTCTGAGGAAGAATCGACTACACAAACACCAAAAGATTCCAAAGATGCTGGTGGACCACTCGGTAGTAAATGGAAACTTCTGAAAGCGCTGAAAGAAAGAAAAGCTGAAGAGAAATGTCAAGAAGCAGAAAAAGCTGCTGCAGCAACTTCAGCTACAACAact